A stretch of the Tardiphaga sp. 709 genome encodes the following:
- a CDS encoding PepSY-associated TM helix domain-containing protein, producing MHKWSSLVSTVFLLLLCLTGLPLIFHHEIDEALGYAPKMDVHTPGAAKLSLDAIGRAAIADHPGNILLYMAWDKDEPGMVSTFSNTSVTSDPQTTVVKAFDAYTAKPVGLLGTGPMLVMLRLHTDMYLGLPGKWFMGVMGFLFMIAIISGVVLYWPFTRRLNFAAIRKQKSRRVLWLDWHNLLGVVTIVWALVVGGTGVINAYAEVMLGIWQRNELAAMAAPYAGKPTPNQLASLDKVLGNAMKTTPGMDPAFIAFPGTPFTSTHHFAVFLRGDTPLTSRLVKPVLLDGETGEVSDTSELPTYLKAVLVSQPLHFGDYGGMPLKIIWALLTVFTIIVLGSGLYLWAVKRSKVRRGARLSAGVTAAIGPSS from the coding sequence ATCCACAAATGGAGCAGCCTTGTCTCCACCGTCTTCCTGCTGCTGCTGTGCCTCACGGGGCTGCCGTTGATCTTTCATCATGAGATCGACGAGGCGCTCGGCTATGCGCCGAAGATGGATGTGCATACGCCCGGTGCGGCGAAGCTCAGCCTGGACGCCATCGGCCGTGCGGCGATCGCGGATCATCCCGGCAACATCTTGCTCTACATGGCCTGGGACAAGGACGAGCCCGGCATGGTCTCGACCTTCTCCAACACGTCGGTGACGTCCGATCCGCAGACTACGGTGGTGAAGGCGTTCGATGCTTATACGGCGAAGCCTGTGGGTCTGCTCGGCACCGGCCCGATGCTGGTGATGCTGCGGCTACATACCGACATGTATCTCGGTCTGCCCGGCAAGTGGTTCATGGGCGTCATGGGCTTTCTCTTCATGATCGCCATCATCTCCGGCGTGGTGCTGTACTGGCCGTTCACGCGCCGCCTGAATTTCGCGGCGATCCGCAAACAGAAATCGCGCCGGGTCTTGTGGCTCGACTGGCACAATCTGCTTGGCGTGGTCACCATCGTCTGGGCGCTGGTGGTCGGCGGCACCGGCGTCATCAACGCCTATGCCGAAGTCATGCTCGGTATCTGGCAGCGTAATGAACTGGCTGCCATGGCCGCGCCCTATGCCGGCAAGCCGACACCGAACCAGTTGGCATCGCTGGACAAGGTGTTGGGCAACGCCATGAAGACGACGCCCGGCATGGATCCAGCCTTTATCGCATTCCCCGGCACGCCGTTCACATCGACGCATCACTTCGCGGTCTTTTTGCGCGGCGATACACCGCTGACCTCGCGGCTGGTGAAACCTGTGCTGCTCGATGGCGAGACCGGTGAGGTGTCTGACACCAGCGAGCTGCCGACCTATCTGAAAGCGGTACTGGTCTCGCAGCCGCTGCATTTCGGCGACTATGGTGGCATGCCGCTGAAGATCATCTGGGCGCTGCTCACGGTTTTCACCATCATCGTGCTCGGCAGCGGGCTGTATCTGTGGGCAGTGAAGCGCAGCAAGGTCAGGCGCGGCGCGCGGCTGTCTGCCGGGGTGACGGCAGCGATTGGGCCATCGTCATGA
- a CDS encoding methyl-accepting chemotaxis protein: protein MPLSASQPKPGRRRGLGLGPRIMLMTVSGILILGVCITLVAKYVLEQGAAKSATERVETNMRVAWNVLRESGDKYSIADGKLLADGKPLNGNFAAVDKIKTLVGGTATIFMNDTRISTNVMKPDGTRAIGTQLAKGPAYDAVFNGKTAFRGEVAILGEPYMTVYDPIFDASRNVIGILYVGIKKVDFLETANDTLWTIVYATVVVMLLAIVLSYFVARGTIVRPLKASIATMNKLAKGDLTVDVPASKRADEIGEIMTALSVFKENGLEVERMKVAQIATESRTAEQRKADMMKLAADFEGAVGQIVETVSSASKELEGSATTLTATSDRSQALAIAVSAASEEAATNVQSVASATEEMSSSVHEISRQVQGAARIASEAVAQADNTNNRVGELATAAARIGDVVELINNIAGQTNLLALNATIEAARAGEAGRGFAVVAAEVKALAEQTAKATGEISQQVSGIQKATEDSVSAIKEISMTIGQMSEIASAIASAVEEQGATTQEISRNVQQAAAGTMQVSSNITDVQRGVEEAGSASSQVLSAAQSLSSESTRLKHEVGNFLRSVRAA from the coding sequence ATGCCGTTGTCCGCCTCTCAACCCAAACCCGGCCGCCGCCGGGGTCTCGGTCTTGGCCCGCGCATCATGTTGATGACGGTCTCCGGCATTCTCATCCTCGGCGTCTGCATCACGCTGGTCGCCAAATATGTGCTCGAACAGGGCGCCGCCAAATCCGCGACGGAGCGGGTCGAGACCAACATGCGCGTCGCCTGGAACGTGCTGCGCGAGAGCGGCGACAAATACAGCATCGCGGATGGCAAGCTGCTTGCCGACGGCAAGCCGCTGAACGGCAATTTCGCGGCGGTCGACAAGATCAAGACGCTGGTCGGCGGCACCGCCACGATCTTCATGAACGATACCCGCATCTCCACCAATGTGATGAAGCCGGATGGCACCCGTGCCATCGGCACGCAACTGGCGAAAGGGCCGGCCTATGACGCGGTCTTCAACGGCAAGACCGCGTTCCGTGGTGAAGTAGCCATCCTCGGCGAGCCGTATATGACCGTCTATGATCCGATCTTCGATGCCAGCCGCAACGTGATCGGCATCCTCTATGTGGGCATTAAAAAGGTCGACTTCCTCGAGACGGCCAATGACACGCTCTGGACCATCGTCTATGCGACCGTTGTGGTCATGCTGCTGGCGATCGTGCTCAGCTATTTCGTTGCGCGCGGCACCATCGTGCGTCCGCTGAAGGCGAGCATCGCCACGATGAACAAGCTCGCCAAAGGAGACCTCACCGTCGACGTTCCGGCAAGCAAGCGCGCCGACGAGATCGGGGAGATCATGACGGCGCTGAGTGTATTCAAGGAGAACGGCCTCGAAGTCGAGCGCATGAAGGTCGCGCAGATCGCTACGGAGAGCCGCACGGCCGAACAGCGCAAGGCGGATATGATGAAGCTCGCCGCCGATTTCGAGGGCGCCGTCGGCCAGATTGTCGAGACCGTGTCATCCGCCTCGAAGGAACTGGAAGGTTCGGCCACCACATTGACGGCAACATCGGATCGCTCGCAGGCTTTGGCGATCGCTGTGTCGGCGGCGTCGGAAGAAGCTGCCACCAATGTGCAGTCGGTTGCCTCCGCCACCGAGGAAATGTCGTCGTCCGTGCACGAGATCAGCCGTCAGGTGCAGGGCGCCGCGCGCATTGCCAGCGAGGCCGTTGCGCAGGCTGACAACACCAACAACCGCGTTGGAGAACTGGCGACGGCCGCGGCACGCATCGGCGACGTGGTCGAGCTGATCAACAATATCGCGGGCCAGACCAATCTGCTGGCGCTCAACGCGACCATCGAGGCCGCGCGCGCCGGTGAAGCCGGTCGCGGCTTTGCGGTGGTTGCCGCGGAAGTAAAAGCGCTGGCCGAGCAGACCGCGAAGGCCACTGGCGAGATCAGCCAGCAGGTCAGCGGCATCCAGAAGGCGACCGAGGATTCGGTGTCGGCTATCAAGGAGATCTCCATGACGATCGGTCAGATGTCGGAGATCGCGTCCGCCATCGCATCGGCCGTTGAAGAGCAGGGCGCCACCACGCAGGAGATTTCGCGCAACGTGCAGCAGGCCGCAGCAGGCACGATGCAGGTGAGTTCGAACATCACCGACGTGCAGCGCGGTGTCGAGGAAGCAGGCTCCGCCTCGTCGCAGGTTCTATCCGCAGCGCAGTCGCTGTCGAGTGAGAGCACGCGACTGAAGCATGAGGTCGGCAACTTCCTGCGCTCGGTCCGCGCGGCGTAA
- a CDS encoding TonB-dependent siderophore receptor: protein MRASAIDHVDADEISGITLNNTIRLSRFALLSSVCALSVVTLDTSLAQSSSTQSGAQPLPPVVVNQPQQRRRAAATPSRTPRARTAVAPRPVAQPLRSNVFVESPRGPIQGYVANRSSTGTKTNTPINETPQAISVIGAEQIRDQKPTKLDEVLRYAPGVFAGTFGSDTRNDWFLIRGFKADDNSVFLDGMQLFATAFATWKLQPFNMERVEVLRGPSSVLYGGSSTGGIVNVVSKMPPAEPIRYMEVGVNNYGNSYLSFDVGGPVATPVENGKIFTRLVGQVKGGDTQTDYISDNNYFIAPSITWKPDADTSLTVLASASKNDSRVQGFLPYTGTVVAAPYGRIGTGFFASEPSADRFTREQEMLGYLFERRLSDSVTFRQNARFAHTDVNLSTLQGLGTNATGDLSRLYFATRGIANQANLDNQVEYRFNTGAVQHTTLFGLDMRYYQISDFQASLFPATSINVVNPVYTPNAQFAGMPYRDGTLTQKQLGIYAQDQIKLDRFTLVLSGRNDFVTTDDVSRLGAGSSATREDSKFTGRAGLIYNFDNGLAPYVSYATSYNPLTGVVFSTGALRLPETGQQTEVGVKFQPNGFNGHFGVALFDLKRQNTPSTDFPNSNLPAQLGEVTSRGIELEAVANLAPGFKVVGSFTSYNLFISQDLNPLLIGKVPTAAPRQLASGWADYTFQSGTFAGFGFGGGVRYVGASYADPANQQAVPSRVLGDLAVHYEWQNWRLAVNLQNVADEIYVSSCSDPNSCFYGDRRRVTGSIGYKW from the coding sequence ATGAGGGCGTCCGCAATCGACCATGTCGATGCGGATGAGATTTCGGGGATCACCTTGAACAACACCATTCGTTTGTCGCGTTTCGCACTTCTGTCGTCGGTCTGCGCGCTCAGCGTTGTCACGCTCGATACGTCGCTGGCGCAGTCCAGTTCCACGCAGAGCGGCGCGCAGCCGCTGCCGCCGGTGGTTGTCAACCAGCCGCAGCAGCGTCGCCGCGCGGCCGCCACACCGAGCCGGACGCCCCGCGCCCGCACCGCCGTCGCGCCGCGTCCGGTGGCGCAGCCCCTGCGCAGCAACGTGTTCGTGGAAAGCCCGCGCGGCCCGATCCAGGGCTATGTCGCCAACCGCAGCTCGACCGGCACCAAGACCAACACGCCGATCAATGAAACGCCGCAGGCGATCTCGGTCATCGGCGCAGAACAGATCCGCGATCAGAAGCCTACCAAACTCGACGAAGTGTTGCGCTACGCGCCCGGTGTTTTCGCAGGCACGTTCGGCTCCGATACCCGCAACGATTGGTTCCTGATCCGCGGCTTCAAGGCCGACGACAACAGCGTGTTCCTTGACGGCATGCAGTTGTTCGCGACGGCATTCGCGACATGGAAGCTGCAACCGTTCAATATGGAGCGCGTTGAGGTTCTACGCGGGCCATCGTCCGTGCTGTACGGTGGCAGCAGCACTGGTGGTATCGTCAACGTAGTGAGCAAGATGCCGCCGGCAGAGCCGATTCGCTATATGGAAGTCGGCGTCAATAATTACGGCAACAGTTACCTGTCGTTCGATGTCGGCGGTCCGGTTGCAACACCGGTCGAGAATGGCAAGATCTTCACCCGACTGGTCGGGCAGGTGAAAGGCGGCGACACGCAGACGGACTATATTTCCGACAACAACTACTTCATCGCGCCGTCGATCACCTGGAAGCCGGACGCGGATACGTCGCTGACAGTTCTCGCATCTGCTTCGAAAAACGACTCGCGGGTACAGGGCTTCCTGCCTTATACCGGGACCGTGGTCGCCGCGCCCTACGGTCGTATCGGAACCGGCTTCTTCGCCAGCGAGCCGAGTGCAGATCGCTTTACGCGTGAGCAGGAAATGCTTGGCTATCTGTTCGAACGGCGCCTGTCGGACAGTGTCACCTTCCGGCAGAATGCGCGTTTCGCCCACACGGACGTCAATCTATCGACGCTGCAGGGGCTTGGCACCAACGCGACCGGCGATCTGTCGCGTCTGTATTTCGCTACACGCGGCATCGCGAACCAGGCCAACCTCGACAACCAAGTCGAATATCGCTTCAACACCGGAGCGGTACAGCACACGACGCTGTTCGGTCTCGACATGCGCTACTACCAGATCAGCGATTTCCAGGCCTCACTGTTTCCCGCGACCTCGATCAATGTCGTGAACCCGGTCTACACGCCGAATGCCCAATTCGCCGGTATGCCATATCGCGATGGTACCCTGACGCAGAAACAGCTCGGTATATACGCCCAGGATCAGATCAAGCTTGATCGCTTCACGCTCGTGCTGAGCGGCCGTAACGACTTCGTCACGACTGACGATGTGAGCCGACTGGGCGCAGGATCCAGCGCGACCCGCGAAGACAGCAAGTTCACTGGACGCGCCGGATTAATCTATAATTTCGACAATGGTCTCGCACCGTATGTATCGTACGCGACCAGCTACAATCCGCTTACCGGTGTGGTGTTCTCCACGGGTGCGCTGCGCTTGCCCGAGACCGGACAGCAGACCGAGGTCGGCGTCAAATTCCAGCCCAATGGCTTCAACGGTCATTTCGGCGTGGCGCTGTTCGACCTGAAGAGGCAGAATACACCTTCGACGGACTTCCCCAATTCGAACCTGCCTGCACAGCTCGGTGAGGTAACGTCGCGGGGTATCGAGCTTGAGGCCGTCGCCAATCTGGCACCGGGCTTCAAGGTGGTCGGCTCGTTCACGTCCTATAATCTCTTCATCAGTCAGGATCTCAATCCGCTGTTGATCGGCAAGGTCCCGACCGCTGCGCCGCGTCAGCTGGCCTCGGGTTGGGCGGACTATACGTTCCAGTCAGGTACGTTCGCTGGCTTCGGCTTCGGCGGCGGCGTACGCTATGTTGGCGCGTCCTACGCGGATCCGGCCAATCAGCAAGCGGTTCCGTCGCGCGTTCTCGGCGATCTTGCCGTTCACTACGAATGGCAGAACTGGCGCTTGGCGGTCAATCTTCAGAACGTCGCGGACGAGATCTATGTCAGTAGCTGTTCTGATCCGAACTCCTGCTTCTATGGCGATCGCCGTCGCGTGACCGGCAGCATCGGCTACAAGTGGTAA
- a CDS encoding cupin domain-containing protein: MFSRRDLMAATASGIVMTAAASAQAATFGNPDLPPQGAINAKGPNNLSDPGPQNSVIAGQFPSSQLPPATDIGGMALPWATFNNAPRRIQNGGWARQVTQADFAISTTISGVNMRLTAGGIREMHWHQAGEWAIMTYGSCRVTVLDNQGRPYVADVNAGDLWYFPSGAPHSLQGLGPDGCEFVICFDDGQANEFNTLLLSDWIAHTPPEILAKNFGVPVESFAKIPLQNLWIFQGTVPGSLAADQASSYRDADVALYPFTYALGSSKPVKSTRNGEIRIADTSNFTASATIAVALVTVKPGGMREMHWHPNADEWQYYLAGRARMTLFNSGPNATTIDFTSGDVGYVKRNFGHYIENTGDTDLQFIEVFRTAHYEEVSLSDWLTHTPPALVAQHLNVAPEVIAKWPRRAPGIMPA; the protein is encoded by the coding sequence ATGTTCTCACGGAGAGATCTCATGGCGGCAACAGCATCGGGCATCGTGATGACCGCCGCAGCATCCGCACAGGCCGCGACATTCGGCAATCCGGATCTGCCGCCGCAGGGCGCGATCAACGCCAAGGGGCCGAACAATCTGAGCGATCCCGGCCCGCAGAATTCCGTCATCGCCGGCCAGTTTCCATCCTCGCAATTGCCGCCTGCGACCGATATCGGCGGCATGGCCCTGCCCTGGGCCACGTTCAACAATGCACCGCGGCGCATCCAGAACGGTGGCTGGGCACGGCAGGTGACGCAAGCAGACTTTGCGATCTCGACCACTATCTCCGGCGTCAATATGCGGCTCACCGCCGGTGGCATCCGCGAGATGCATTGGCACCAGGCCGGCGAATGGGCGATCATGACTTACGGCTCGTGCCGGGTGACCGTGCTCGACAATCAGGGCCGGCCTTATGTCGCTGATGTCAATGCGGGCGACCTCTGGTACTTCCCGTCCGGTGCGCCGCACTCGCTCCAGGGTCTCGGCCCCGATGGCTGCGAATTCGTGATCTGCTTCGATGACGGCCAGGCCAACGAATTCAATACGCTGCTGCTGTCGGACTGGATCGCGCATACGCCGCCGGAAATCCTGGCCAAGAATTTCGGCGTGCCGGTCGAAAGCTTCGCGAAAATCCCGCTGCAAAATCTCTGGATCTTCCAAGGCACGGTTCCCGGTTCGCTCGCGGCGGATCAGGCCTCGTCCTATCGCGATGCGGATGTCGCGCTCTATCCGTTCACCTATGCGCTGGGATCGTCCAAGCCGGTGAAATCGACACGCAACGGCGAGATCCGGATTGCCGACACCAGCAACTTCACCGCTTCGGCGACGATTGCGGTGGCACTGGTGACGGTGAAGCCCGGCGGCATGCGCGAGATGCACTGGCATCCGAATGCCGACGAGTGGCAGTATTATCTCGCGGGCCGCGCGCGGATGACACTGTTCAATTCCGGCCCGAACGCCACCACCATCGACTTCACATCGGGGGACGTCGGCTACGTCAAACGCAACTTCGGCCACTATATCGAGAACACCGGCGACACCGACCTGCAATTCATCGAGGTGTTCCGCACGGCGCATTACGAGGAAGTGTCGCTGTCCGACTGGCTGACCCACACGCCGCCGGCTCTCGTCGCACAACATCTCAACGTGGCACCGGAAGTCATCGCCAAATGGCCCCGCCGGGCGCCAGGCATCATGCCGGCCTGA
- a CDS encoding DUF3551 domain-containing protein yields the protein MRSILAAAALLVVMGATPSMAREYPWCSRTSATGFNPSCTFTSYNQCMATVSGQRGDCMQNPMLAYGDQRRGSRAMRGQQDGWDNGWNNGWNNNWDRRW from the coding sequence ATGCGCTCAATCCTGGCAGCAGCTGCACTTCTGGTCGTGATGGGCGCCACGCCCTCCATGGCCCGCGAATATCCATGGTGCTCGCGCACCTCGGCCACCGGCTTCAATCCGAGCTGTACGTTCACCTCCTATAACCAGTGCATGGCGACCGTGAGCGGCCAGCGCGGCGACTGCATGCAGAACCCGATGCTGGCCTATGGCGACCAGCGCCGCGGCAGCCGCGCGATGCGTGGCCAGCAGGACGGTTGGGACAATGGATGGAATAACGGCTGGAACAACAACTGGGATCGGCGCTGGTAG
- the ybaK gene encoding Cys-tRNA(Pro) deacylase, which translates to MSKTTRATQALSKLGAAFTLHTYDYDPDAESIGLQAAEALGIAPQRMLKTLMAEVDGKPVCVVVPSDKEVSMKKLAAAFRGKSAKMMRPADAERMTGYHVGGISPFGQKKRVPVAMEQAALSENTIYLNGGQRGLQIEIAPEAARAALDAMAATLTD; encoded by the coding sequence ATGTCGAAAACCACCCGCGCCACGCAGGCGCTGAGCAAGCTCGGCGCCGCGTTCACCCTGCATACCTACGATTACGACCCAGACGCCGAGAGCATCGGCCTGCAGGCAGCGGAAGCGCTCGGCATCGCACCGCAACGCATGCTGAAGACGCTGATGGCCGAGGTCGATGGCAAGCCGGTTTGTGTCGTGGTGCCCTCCGACAAGGAGGTCAGCATGAAGAAGCTGGCCGCGGCCTTTCGCGGCAAGAGCGCGAAGATGATGCGCCCGGCCGACGCCGAACGCATGACCGGTTATCACGTCGGCGGTATCAGCCCGTTCGGACAAAAGAAGCGCGTGCCCGTCGCCATGGAGCAGGCGGCATTGTCGGAAAATACGATCTATCTCAATGGCGGCCAGCGCGGGCTGCAGATCGAGATTGCGCCGGAGGCCGCGCGTGCGGCGCTGGATGCGATGGCGGCCACACTGACGGACTGA
- a CDS encoding carboxymuconolactone decarboxylase family protein, with protein MARIDYSDPAAASERTREILGKNRNANIFLMMAHSPSYLEQYCRLGGAIRNKGELDPVIRELAITRTGILCEAPYEVAAHKRIGGYVGVSDEQNAALDDWQAASCFTDVQRAALAFTDDIVALHRPTDATFKAIAAKLTPCALVELQLSVGFYIMTSKFLESFAIDMQPVSEIV; from the coding sequence ATGGCCCGCATCGACTACAGCGATCCCGCCGCAGCCAGCGAACGCACCCGCGAGATCCTCGGCAAGAACCGCAATGCCAACATCTTCCTCATGATGGCGCATTCGCCCAGCTACCTCGAACAATATTGCCGGCTCGGCGGCGCCATCCGCAACAAGGGCGAGCTCGATCCCGTCATCCGCGAACTGGCAATCACCCGCACCGGCATTCTCTGCGAGGCGCCCTATGAAGTCGCCGCGCACAAGCGCATCGGCGGCTATGTGGGCGTGTCAGACGAACAGAACGCCGCGCTGGACGACTGGCAGGCGGCGAGCTGCTTCACCGACGTGCAGCGGGCGGCGCTGGCCTTCACCGATGATATCGTTGCGCTGCATCGCCCAACCGACGCGACCTTCAAGGCGATCGCAGCCAAGCTGACGCCCTGCGCGCTGGTGGAATTGCAGCTCTCGGTCGGCTTCTACATCATGACCTCGAAATTCCTCGAAAGTTTTGCTATCGACATGCAGCCCGTGTCCGAGATCGTCTGA
- a CDS encoding serine hydrolase: protein MRSSRIPVLKLVLGLGMFVTFLGSAVAGEGPAPVWPTQGWQTSTPEEQGVDPAALAALLELGSRNDFDSVLIVRHGKIVLDAYYAPYTADLPHVVNSVTKAVIGTLTSMALQDGLLNGTDQRMLAFFGERSAANLDDNKKAITLQSLLDMTSGLARDGRAGVNGSLESTAGMERSRDWIQYILDRPMAASPGDGFNYDSGNAHLLSAILTKVTGMSAEDYAKAKLFGPLGITAWKWRRDPQGISTGGYGLALHPRDMAKFGYLYLHNGVWEGKTLVSPVWIDRVSHATVDMKLSFAPEFRYSNFFWTRPNGNVYWASGLHCQLVMVYPALDLVAVTTGRDNCPVTDIVDAIPKAVRSEIAIEPDPAGTARLASVVRAISTEAEVDVKETPSIASAVSGKTYTFPPNPLAVKSLSLTFVGSHPHYDFEIYSRDPTRGAEKISGPLGLDGLYRRGTPTAFGIIAVKGRWLDEHAFEIERRTLGEDGRTRTWMLSFDGDKVSLRGKNYEGVDVAIDGQSGG from the coding sequence ATGCGATCTTCACGAATTCCCGTTCTGAAGCTTGTGCTCGGCCTGGGCATGTTTGTGACCTTCCTCGGCAGCGCGGTTGCGGGCGAAGGTCCGGCTCCGGTGTGGCCGACCCAGGGCTGGCAGACATCCACGCCGGAAGAGCAGGGCGTGGACCCGGCAGCGCTCGCAGCACTGCTGGAGCTCGGAAGCCGCAACGATTTCGACAGCGTGCTGATCGTGCGTCATGGCAAGATCGTTCTGGATGCCTATTACGCGCCTTACACTGCCGATCTGCCGCATGTGGTCAATTCCGTCACCAAGGCCGTCATCGGCACGCTGACATCGATGGCGTTGCAGGATGGTCTCCTGAATGGCACGGACCAGCGGATGCTGGCATTCTTCGGCGAGCGCAGCGCTGCTAACCTTGATGACAACAAGAAGGCGATCACGCTTCAAAGTCTGTTGGACATGACGTCCGGACTTGCGCGGGACGGCCGGGCCGGTGTCAACGGCTCATTGGAGTCGACGGCCGGCATGGAGCGGAGCCGGGACTGGATCCAGTACATTCTCGATCGTCCGATGGCTGCTTCGCCGGGAGACGGCTTCAATTACGATAGTGGAAATGCACATCTGCTATCGGCCATCCTGACCAAAGTGACCGGGATGAGCGCGGAGGATTATGCGAAAGCGAAGCTGTTCGGTCCGTTGGGCATCACGGCGTGGAAATGGCGGCGCGATCCGCAGGGCATCTCGACGGGCGGATACGGCCTGGCGCTGCATCCGCGCGACATGGCGAAATTCGGCTATCTGTATCTGCATAACGGGGTGTGGGAGGGCAAGACGCTGGTGTCGCCCGTCTGGATCGACAGAGTGAGCCACGCCACGGTGGACATGAAGCTCTCTTTTGCTCCGGAGTTTCGCTATTCGAACTTCTTCTGGACGCGACCCAACGGCAATGTCTATTGGGCAAGCGGGCTGCACTGTCAGCTTGTGATGGTCTATCCAGCGCTGGACCTCGTTGCAGTGACGACCGGCCGAGACAATTGCCCGGTGACCGACATCGTGGACGCCATCCCAAAGGCTGTCAGGTCCGAGATAGCAATAGAGCCGGACCCCGCCGGCACTGCGCGACTCGCAAGCGTTGTTCGCGCCATTTCGACGGAGGCAGAGGTGGACGTTAAGGAAACGCCTTCGATCGCCTCGGCGGTATCAGGCAAGACCTACACCTTTCCGCCCAATCCTCTCGCTGTAAAGTCGCTGTCGCTGACATTCGTGGGCTCCCATCCGCACTATGATTTCGAAATCTATAGTCGCGATCCCACGAGAGGGGCTGAGAAAATCAGTGGCCCTCTCGGGCTCGACGGACTGTATCGCAGAGGGACGCCAACGGCATTTGGGATTATTGCCGTGAAGGGGAGGTGGCTCGACGAACATGCGTTCGAAATCGAGCGCAGGACCCTCGGCGAGGACGGCCGCACGCGGACATGGATGCTGTCATTCGACGGCGACAAGGTCAGTCTTCGCGGCAAGAACTATGAAGGTGTCGATGTCGCAATCGACGGACAGTCGGGCGGTTGA
- a CDS encoding HPP family protein yields the protein MTKREDPRNVSSDVAPRKTGIRLFVPILAGARLGERMIACLGALLGIVLTGLICRSVLGDSSSLPLIVAPLGASAVLLFAVPTSPLAQPWAIIGGNTISALIGVAVAHVVPDQILAIGFGVSLAIAAMSFARCLHPPGGATALTAIIGGPIVTASGYLFPFVPVGLNSVLLVGLGYLFHKISRRTYPHRAPVPSANPHQTSDISPELRVGFRAEDIDKALEALSETFDISPDDLETLLRQVELQAMLRSHGTILCGDIMSRDVVTVGLRDSAELARSRLLLHNVRTLPVLGMQGQLVGTVGLRELMKESGDVGKSMSPAATATMQTPAVTLLPTLTDGRTHAVIIVDQDRLIQGLITQTDLLSAVAKLVPVAV from the coding sequence ATGACAAAAAGAGAAGACCCAAGGAACGTTTCGAGCGACGTTGCACCTCGCAAGACAGGTATTCGACTGTTCGTCCCCATCCTGGCGGGGGCACGGCTTGGCGAGCGCATGATTGCTTGCCTGGGTGCACTGCTGGGTATCGTGCTCACGGGACTGATCTGCCGATCTGTGTTGGGCGACAGCTCCAGCCTGCCGCTGATCGTGGCGCCGCTGGGCGCATCTGCTGTGCTCCTGTTTGCGGTTCCCACGAGTCCGCTAGCCCAGCCATGGGCGATCATCGGCGGTAACACCATCTCGGCTCTGATCGGCGTTGCTGTCGCGCATGTGGTGCCCGATCAGATCCTGGCGATCGGCTTCGGTGTATCGCTCGCCATCGCCGCGATGTCCTTTGCGCGCTGCCTGCATCCGCCCGGCGGCGCCACGGCGCTGACGGCGATCATCGGCGGGCCCATCGTGACCGCGTCGGGATATCTGTTTCCATTCGTGCCCGTTGGCCTGAACTCGGTGCTTCTGGTCGGGCTGGGCTATCTGTTTCACAAGATCTCGCGGCGGACCTATCCTCACAGGGCGCCGGTGCCATCAGCAAATCCGCATCAGACATCGGACATCAGCCCGGAGCTGCGGGTCGGCTTTCGCGCCGAAGATATCGACAAGGCGCTGGAAGCGCTCAGCGAGACCTTCGATATCAGCCCCGACGATCTCGAGACGTTGCTGCGGCAGGTCGAACTGCAGGCCATGTTGCGCTCGCACGGCACGATCCTGTGCGGAGACATCATGTCGCGCGATGTCGTCACGGTCGGATTGCGGGATAGTGCCGAACTGGCCCGCTCGCGGCTGCTCTTGCATAATGTCCGCACGCTTCCCGTCCTAGGCATGCAGGGACAGCTCGTCGGAACGGTCGGCCTCCGCGAGCTGATGAAGGAATCGGGCGATGTCGGAAAATCCATGTCGCCCGCAGCGACGGCGACGATGCAGACACCCGCTGTGACCTTGCTTCCGACGCTAACCGATGGACGAACGCACGCCGTCATCATCGTCGATCAGGACCGCCTGATTCAGGGGCTGATCACCCAGACCGATTTGCTCAGCGCCGTCGCGAAGCTTGTTCCTGTTGCTGTCTAG